One genomic region from Nymphaea colorata isolate Beijing-Zhang1983 chromosome 12, ASM883128v2, whole genome shotgun sequence encodes:
- the LOC116265457 gene encoding WAT1-related protein At2g39510-like, which produces MGMMKKFKAHLLMVVTQTGFSFLYFITQAAFGKGLNPFVYVTYRLLAAGLSMLPFAYFLERKVQPKLTILLFLEIFVLSLLGGGLTLNLYFASLQYTSPTFVASMINTIASITFVVAVVIGMEKLDVKSKRGTAKVVGTIVSLGGALIMSMYKGLDFKRPWGALISIHGGTVHEDWVKGSILCITSCFTWAMWYVMQASTLKRYPAQISLTTWMSFIGAAQSAVFTAFVERKPETWAIHFDVDFWSIVYSGAIGSGLLVYTQLWCSEQKGPVFVTMFNPLCTILVALIAYAVVGQDLYAGSVLGAVVVIVGLYMVLWGKEKDQVVDAKNGDELLPQLGNKVLAADVKFQNQSHQ; this is translated from the exons ATGGGGATGATGAAGAAGTTCAAGGCACACCTGTTGATGGTGGTGACGCAGACGGGCTTCTCTTTCCTCTACTTTATTACTCAGGCAGCTTTCGGCAAGGGGTTGAATCCTTTTGTCTACGTCACCTACAGGCTTCTTGCCGCCGGTTTGTCTATGCTGCCGTTTGCCTATTTCCTGGAGAG GAAAGTGCAGCCCAAGTTAACAATTTTACTGTTTTTAGAGATCTTTgtcctctctcttcttgg GGGGGGTTTAACCTTGAATTTGTACTTCGCAAGTCTCCAATACACTTCTCCAACTTTTGTAGCTTCCATGATCAACACTATTGCTTCCATCACCTTTGTAGTTGCGGTTGTGATTGg AATGGAGAAACTGGACGTAAAAAGCAAAAGAGGGACAGCGAAGGTGGTGGGCACGATAGTGTCGTTAGGTGGAGCACTGATAATGTCCATGTACAAAGGTCTTGACTTCAAGAGGCCCTGGGGAGCTTTGATTTCTATCCATGGTGGCACCGTCCATGAGGACTGGGTGAAGGGCTCTATCCTCTGCATCACAAGCTGCTTCACTTGGGCCATGTGGTATGTCATGCAG GCCAGCACGCTAAAGCGATATCCTGCACAGATCTCATTGACCACATGGATGTCCTTCATTGGAGCAGCTCAGTCTGCTGTCTTCACGGCTTTCGTGGAGCGCAAACCGGAGACTTGGGCCATCCATTTTGACGTCGACTTCTGGAGCATCGTTTACTCT GGGGCCATAGGTTCAGGCCTGCTGGTTTACACGCAGCTCTGGTGTTCCGAGCAGAAGGGTCCAGTCTTCGTGACAATGTTCAATCCTCTCTGCACCATCTTGGTGGCGTTGATAGCGTATGCAGTTGTAGGCCAGGACCTATATGCTGGAAG TGTCTTGGGGGCGGTCGTTGTCATCGTTGGTCTTTATATGGTACTCTGGGGGAAGGAAAAGGATCAAGTGGTGGACGCTAAAAATGGTGATGAGCTGCTACCTCAGCTCGGCAACAAGGTGTTGGCAGCAGACGTGAAGTTCCAAAACCAAAGCCACCAGTAG